In Bordetella genomosp. 11, the sequence GGTTGTCCGTCCAGTTGCAGGGATGATGCCGTCATGCCGTCTCCGTGTTTCTTATGTGCTCTTGTGCGACCGAGCAGATACGCCTGGCTAAGTGTGCTTTGCTGGATGCGCTTGGCTGAATGGTCTGGCTAAGTGGTCCAGCTAACTGGGGTGGGTAAGTGGGCAGGATAAGTGCGTTGGATAAGTGCGTTGGATAAGTGCGCTGGGTTATGTGTGGTGGGGGTTCCCTGCGCCTCACTGCTTCACGCGGCCCTCACTGGAAGCTTGCTTCCAGGCGATCCAGCTCGTCCAGGCCCACCAGCTCGCAAATATCCTCGAAACTGACCAGCAGATCGGCGCGGTCGGACACGATGCCTTTCTCCAGCAGGTCTTCCTTGAACACCGCCATGGCGTTCAACATGCCGCGAATCGCGGCGGCGCTGAGCAGGCGCGGATAGGTCACCTGCGCGACACCCAGATCCTGCAGGCGCGCCGGCGAAATCGACGGCGTCGTCGAACGCGCGCGGATGCCCAATCCCATATTCACCGACAGCGGCTTGGGCACATTGCGCACCACGCGCTCGATATCCTTCTCGCTGCGCAACGCGTCCGCGAACAGACAGTCGGCGCCGGCTTCCGCATACATATTCAGGCGGCGGATCGCTTCCTCCACGCCCAGCGGGGTGGCCGCATCCGTGCGCGCCTTGATGACGAAATCCGGATTCTGGCGGGCGGCGACAACGGCCCGCACTTTCTTGACCATGTCCTCGGCCGGGATAACCTGCTTGCCGGCCATGTGGCCGCACCGCTTGGGAAACACCTGGTCCTCGATCATGATGGCCGCCGCGCCGGCCTTCTCGAAGGCGCGCGCGGTGTAGTAGGCGTTGACCTCATTGCCGTAGCCGGTGTCCGCATCCGCTTGCAGCAGCAGCTTGGTGCAAGAGGTCAGGCGGGTGCAGGTATCGACGTTGTCTGTCAGCCCCACAATGCCGCGATCGGGCAGGCCCAGCCGGGATTCCGAAATGCCGGCCCCGGAAATGCCCGCCGTCTTGAAACCCATTTTCTCGACGAGCCGGGCGCTGAATCCGTCGTAGACGCCGGGCGTGATCAGGATCTCCGGCGCGTTGATCAATTCCTTCAGGGTGGGTTGCTGCTCGGGCATTTGCTCAATCCTCTTCAAGCTGCTGCTGCATGTGCTGCGAAGCACGTTGGATGTGGGAGCGCATCAGGGATTCGGCCAGCGCGCCATTGCGCGTTCTCATGGCCATGACGATTTGCGCGTGTTCCTCGAAGGCGGCGGTCTTGCGCTGCTGGATGGCGGCAGCATTGGTTCGGTATAGCCGCAGCAAGCTGTAGTTGTCCTGTCTCAGCGCGTCGATCAGGCGGCTGTTACCGCTGCCCTGGGCGACCCGGGCGTGAAAGTCGAAGCGGGGCAGGGACGACGGCGCGTCCTGATCCTTCAGGAAGTCGCCGTGCAGCGCGTGTTCGAGTTCGTCCAGGTCCTCGTCGGACATCCGTTCGGTGGCGAGCTTGCAGGCCATGCCCTCCAGCGCGGCACGGACTTCGAACAGCTCGATCATAGTGTTGACACTTAGCTTAATGACGCGCGCCTTCATGAAAGGGGTGCGCGTGATCACGCCGATGCCTTGCAGGCGCTGGACGGCTTCGCGGACGGGGCCCCGGCTGACGTTCAGGCGTTTGGCGAGTTCGAGCTCGTTTACGACCGCGCCCTGGGGAAAGCGGCCGGTGTAGATCTCTTGCAGCAATTGGCGAAAAACCGTTTCGCCACGCGGCATAGCGCCGGCCGCGCCGTCGTGTTCGATCGTCTCCATGTCCGCATCATCGACGAAGCGAAGCGGTACTGTCAACACTTTGCCGGTAGTGTCGAGCCCCGGGGAATTTATGTACAGATCAATGGCTTAGGGAGAAAAGGGGGCGGAGTGCTTCTCGCGTTATCCGGTGTCCCGCGTTCATACGAGTTCGCCGACCTTGATGGCAAGTTCGTTCGCGTAGGCGTTCAGCGGGTCACCCACATGCGTTTTCAGCACATCGATAAAACGCTTGATCTTCGCGTCGACGAATTGACGCGACGAATAAACCGCGTAGACGTTGCGTTGATAAGTGTGATATCCGGGCAGGACGCGAACCAGCGAGCCGTTGCGCAGGTCATCGATCGCCGAGAAGCCGGCGATCAGCCCAATTCCCGCGCCGTCTCGCAGCGCCGTGGACATGGCATCCATGTCGTTTACGCTGAAATGCGGCCCGACCGGGCGATATACCGCGCTGCTGTCCCCGCTTTCCAGATGCCACTCGTCCGGCACGTAATCGACCGTACTGAGAAGCACACATGTGTGATCGGCGAGATCCTCGGGCCGTTCCGGCGCGGGATGTTGCGCGAGATATCCGGGCGATGCCGCGAGAATGCAATGACTCACGCCTATCTTCTGGCTGACGTACGCGGAGTCTGGCAACGTGCGCGCGATCACCACCGCCACATCAAGTTGCTCTTCGAGCAAGTTGGGCATTCTTTGCGACAGTAGAAGATCGACCGATACATCGGGGTAAGCGCCCCGGTAGGCCAGCACGGCACGTGAAACGAGCTGCCGGCCCAGGCCGGGGACCGCGTGTACGCGCAACATCCCTCGCGGCGCCAGCAGCGCATCGCGCGCCTCGGCCTCCGCGAGATCGATATCCGCCAGGATGGCGACGCTACGTTCGTAGAAACGTCGACCCGCATCGGTTACGGCCAGCCGCCGTGTGGAGCGCTGAAGCAATCGTGCGTTCAGACTCTCCTCGAGTACCGATACAGCCCGCGAAATATTGCCGACCGTTGTATCGAGGTGATTGGCGACAGCCGTGAAGCTGCCCATTTCGACCACCTTTGCGAAAACCGACATGTTGTGAACCTTATCCATCGCGCATCCTTGTTTTCTATCATTCGTCGACCTGCCGCGTCAGGCCGGTTTCTCATCATAGGGCACCCACCCGGTTCGCGGCGCTATGCGTCGCGCGTCCATGGCGGACGATCGATTCATCACCTCTGTCCATCGAGGCGGCGGGATTTTCCCTCCAGGGACAACATTCATTCTTCCTGCCCCCACTAAATCACCGCCCGGTTCGCCCCTAGACTTGATTCCGTAGTCAGTCACCGGTTTTGCGCGAATCCCAGGCCGAGCGCCTCGCGCCACCACGGCTTGCGGCGCAACGGTGATAAATCGAATCCGCCTCCTATTGCAACCAATAATCGACCCCGGAAATTATTGCCATGAGCAGCTCTTACGACACCCTTCATCTTTTTATCGACGGCGAATGGATAGGCGCGGAGAATCGCGATACGGCTGCCGTGATCAACCCGGCCACGCGTCGAGAGCTGGGCCAAGTGCCACTTGCGTCAAGCGCCGATCTGGACCGTGCATTGCAGGTTGCGCAGCGCGCGTTTCACGTCTGGCGAAACACCGTCCCGGCCGAACGCGCCCGTATCCTCAAACGAAGCGCGGATCTGATGCGCGAACGAGCCGAGCACATCGCTACCCAGATGACGCTCGAAGAGGGCAAACCACTGGCGGAAAGCCGCGATGAAGTGCTGCGGGCCGCCGACTACTTCGAGTGGTTCGCTGAAGAAGCGCGTCGTATCGATGGCCGTGTGGTTCCGTCCAATCGGCGGGGCGTGCAGCAGCTGGTAAAGAAGCAGGCGATCGGACCCGTCGCCGCATTCACGCCCTGGAACTTCCCGGCTATCACGCCGGCACGCAAGCTTTCCGCCGCACTGGCTGCAGGGTGCAGCGTCATCATCAAACCCGGCGAGGAAAGCCCCGCGACAGCCCTCGCACTGGCGCGCGCACTCGATGACGCCGGGCTCCCCAAGGGTGTGGTGCAAGTGGTTTTTGGTGTTCCGGACCAGGTATCGAAGCACCTGATCGCTTCGCCTGTGGTTCGTAAGGTGACCTTCACCGGCTCGGTGCCGATCGGCCGGCTGCTGTCCGCACGCGCAGCGGAGGGCGTCAAGCCGATTACGCTGGAGCTCGGTGGTCATGGACCTGTTCTCGTCTTCAACGACGCGGATGTCGAAAAGGCCGCCGTCGAAGGCGTGGCGAACCGCTTTCGCGGTACAGGCCAGATCTGCATCTCATCGACGCGTTTTTTGATCCAGCGCGATGTCTACGACGAATTCGTCGGACACTTCGTGCGGGCTGCCAAGGCGCTCAAGGTCGGTGACGGTTTGGATCCGGAAACGCAAGTCGGCCCTCTGGCGAATCCGCGCCAGCTAGCCAAAATGGAAGATCTTATCGCCGACGCCGTGGCGCGCGGCGCGCAGGTGTGTGCCGGCGGCAGGCGAATGGAGGGCGACGGCTATTTCTTCGAACCCACCGTGCTCACGGACGTGCCGATGGACGCCCGGGTGATGAACGAAGAGCCTTTCGGCCCGATCGCGGTGCTGATGCGCTTCGACGATCTTGCGGATGGACTGGCGGAAGCCAACCGCTTGCCATACGGCCTGTCCGCGTATGCGTTCACCAATAATGCGCGTACTGCGATCGACGTGGCGGATGGTCTCGAAGCCGGCATGATCGGCATCAACCAATACCGCATCGTCGCGACCGAATTGCCGTTCGGCGGCATGAAAGAAAGCGGCCATGGGTCGGAAGGCGGTTCCGATGGCATCGAATACTACCTTACGCAGAAGTTCATCAGTCAGGCTTGAAAGGAACATCGCCATGTCCCACGCAGATTTCAGCAGCCCGCGCGAAGCGGCGCGTGCCTTTACCCCGAAACTCTCGGCATTTGTCGACGACATACTGTACCCGCGCGTCTGGAGCGACCCATCGCTGTCGCCACGTGATCGCAGTCTTGTCACCATCGCCGCATTGGTGACGGGCGGTCATTCCGATGAACTGCCGTCGCATCTCCATCGAGCCCTGTCCAATGGTGTTACCCGCGAAGAACTTTCCGCCGCGATTACGCACCTCGCCTTCTATGCGGGGTTTCCTGCCGCCATTTCGGCATCGGCAGCCGCCGAGGTGACGCTCGGTGTCCTGCCGCAGGTTGAAAGCGACACAGGCAATGCATCAGCAAACAAAGAGGATTGAAATGAAAGCCATCATATTCAAGGAGTTTGGGGAAGCCGATGTTCTTCAGCTTGGCGACGCTCCCGCGCCGGAAGTCCGGCCTGACGATCTGCTGGTGCGCGTACATGCGGCTGGCGTGAATCGAGCGGATCTTACGCACCGGCGAGGCGGCTATGGCCGGCCGGACTTCGGTGACTCTACGATCATGGGACTGGAGATCGCCGGTGAAGTGATAGGTACTGGAAGTGCCGTGCAGGGTTATAAGGTCGGCGATCGCGTGATGGGTGTCGTTGGCGGCGGCGCGTACGCAGAGCTCGCGCGCATCGATTGGAGAATGGCAATGCCGATTCCGGATGCACTCGACTATGTCCATGCTGCCGCGATACCCGAGGTTTTCGTGACCGCGCACGAGGCGCTTGTGCATCTGGGACGTCTCCAGCGCGGCGACTCGGTGCTTATCCACGCCGCAGCGGGAGGCGTGGGTTCGGCTGCAGTTCAACTGGCTTATGCCACGGGCGCGACGATTTTTGCGACCGCCGAGGCCGGGAAGCTGGAACGCGTTGCCCAGTTTGGCGTGGATTATGCGATTGACTACACAACCCAGGATTTCGCCGAGGTCGTCGCCGACAAGACAAACAAGCGTGGTGTGGATGTCGTCATCGATTTCGTTGGTGCCCCGTATTTCTCCCGGAATGTGGCGTCGCTCGCAAACGGAGGCCGGCTGGTGCAGGTGGGCATTCTGGGTGGAGGCGGCGAAGTCAACATCGGCCTTGAACAGATCCTGTACCGTCACCTGCAGATCATAGGTACGGTGATGAAGTCCCGCGCGCAGGCCGAGAAACATGCAATGGTACGGCGTTTTCGCGAGCATTGGCTGGAACGCTTCACCGGTGGCTCAAGTCTGGAACCCGTCGTCGACAGCACGTTTACGCTGGAGAACGCCGCGCAAGCCCATCGTCGGATGGAGTCATCGTTGAATGTAGGGAAGATCATTCTCACGATGGACGTCCGGACCTAAGGTACGGTATCCCGCGCGCGAGGCTGGAAGTCTCCGCGAGCTTATGGTCAAAACTCAATCAACTGATTGATGCGTAGTGGATTTCGTGATTCGGTGGTTATAGGTCACGGGAGTGCTAGGATGCTGATCACACCTTTGGAGAGAATTCATGCCTGAGGAATCGAACTTCGCCGTGCGTCGCGCCGACCATGTCGGCTTCTCCGTTGCCTCGCTGGACTTAGCCCTTCGTTTCTGGGTTGAAGGATTGGGTGGGCAGCTAGTTCGGACCGGCGATATGGGTGGCGAATTCCTTGGAGAGGTGACCGGGGCTCACGGAGCTTCCGTCCGCATGGCCATCGTATCCCTGGCAGGGCAGATGATTGAACTACTGGAGTATCGAGGTGTCGATTTACAACACCGAGCGTCCAGGCCATTCGATCCAGGATTTGCTCATCTAGCTCTTATCGTGGACGACATAGACAGGGTTCTGGCACGGATTGCAGTCTACGAATGGAGACCACAGGGAAAGCCGCAGGTGATCTCTGGCGGTGCCCGAGCGGGAACGAAGGTGATCTACGCCGTCGGCCCCGATGGCGCGACTATCGAGTTCATGCAACCGCCAGAGGCTACCAAAATCACAATGCAGATTGAGTCTGGGCCCTAGGGCTGAGACTCGATCAGAGCCAGAAGGCTACAGCCGTGGCGAGGGCTACTGCGGAGAGGAAGTTGGTGGCGAGCTTGTCGTAGCGGGTGTGGATGCGCCGGAAATCCTTGAGGCGGCAGAAGGCGTTCTCGATCAGGTGGCGGCTCCGGTAGCGCTGTTCGTCATATCGGATGATGCGCTTGCGGTTACGGCGGCCCGGTATGACGGGTGTGGCGCCGGCCTCGCGGGCCAGGCGGCGTAACCGGTCCGCATCATAGCCTTTGTCGCCGAGGAGGTATCGCATCGGTCCGGCCCGCTCGAGAAGGGCGGGAGCAGCCTTCATGTCGCTGACATTGCCGGGTGTCAGCATCAGGGCATAGGGGCGGCCGACGACGTCAGTGAGCGCGTGGACTTTGGTCGTCCAGCCACCGCGCGAGCGACCGATCGCCTGCCGTAGTCGGCCGGGCAATCACACCAGCGGCAGCCGACCTTGAGAACATGCAGGATGCCGGAGATCACACGCCGATCATCGACACGCCGTGCCCCAAGCTGGTTCTTAGGCAGATGCGGTTCGATCGCCGCCCACGCCGCATCCGACAACCAGAATAAAGCCATACGCCACCTCCCGTGATCCACGCACAAGTGAATCAGGAAAACTGTGCTTGCTCACCCCGCTGATTGAGTTTCGACCCTAGGCAGCCGAGCGCGCCATGTCCACAAACCGCTGGACCAACGCCGACGCGGGATCGCGGAACACCAAGGTCAATGGAATGGTGAACGAGGACTTGGCATCCAGCTCCCGATAAATCACGCTTCCCTGATGAATCGCATCCAGCGCCCGCGGCACGACGGTAATACCGCGCCCGGCGGACACCAGGGTCACCGCCGATAACAACCTGGACACATCAGCGACGATGCGCGGGGCGAAACCGGCCTTGCGGCAGGCCGGCATCAATTCGTCCTGTATGCCCGGACCATCGGCACGTCGATAGAAGATCCAGGGCTGGTCCGCGAGATCCGCCATCGCGATCGCCTTGCGCCGCTTCGCGAGTGGATGCCCAGCGGGCAGGGCAACGACCATCGGCTCGTGCGCCAGCACGACCGCACGCAACCCCGGATACCGATCGGACGACGAGCGTACGAACGCGGCATCCACCGCATCGCCGGCCACCGCTTCCAGCAGATCCCGCGTGGCGTTCTCCTGGAATTCCAGTTCGACGTCTGGATGCTCGGCGTGGAACGCGCGCATCAGGCGGGGCACCAGGGGATGCAACGACGCGGAACTGGTATAGCCGACGGCGATGCGGCCGGATTCGCCGCGTGCTGCCTGCCTGACGCGGGCGACCGCATCCGCCGCATCGGCGAGCAGGCGGCGGGCATCTTTCAGGAAGACCTGGCCCGCTGCGTTCAGCTTGATGCTGCGCGGCGTGCGATCGAAAAGCCGTACGCCCAGTTCGTTTTCCAGATCGCGTATCTGCTGGCTGAGCGGCGGCTGTTGGATGCCCAGCCGCAGCGCGGCGCGCGTCATGTGCTGTTCTTCGGCGACGGCGACGAAGTAACGCAGGTGTCGGAGTTCCATGGATTTTTGAAGACGAAAAACATATTCATATGGAACGAACAATATATTTTACATATGGCTAATGCGCCTTCAGAATTCGAGCAAACCGGAGACAGGTAATGAGCATCGATTTCCATTCTGAAGCGGTGAAGGACACCTACGCGCATCGCGAAGCGCATGCGGATTGGGCGAAGGCCATGGAGGCGTTGGCGCGGCCGGCCGGCAAGCGGGTGGTGGACGTGGGCTGCGGCGGCGGTATCTACTCGCTGGCCTGGGCCGACCTGGGTGCCGCGCGCGTAACGGGCGTCGATTTCTCCGAGGTCATGGTGGACACGGCCACGCGGCAGTCCGATGGACGGCCCGGTCTGTCGTTCCAGGTGGGCGCTGCCGACGATACGGGACTGCCGGCGGGCAGCGCCGATGTGGTGTTCGAACGCGCGCTGATCCATCACCTTGCCGATTACACGGATTGCTTCCGCGAAGCGGCGCGTCTGTTGTCGCCGGGCGGCATGCTGCTGGTGCAGGATCGCACCGTGGATGACGTGCGGTTGCCCGGCTCGGCGCAACATATACGCGGCTACTTCTTCGAGTGCTTTCCCCGCCTGGCGGCCTTCGAGTCGGGGCGGCGCCCCAGCGACGGCCGCGTACGGCAGGCGCTGGAGGCGGCCGGCTTTGGCGGGATCGAGTCGCGCACCTTATGGGAAACGCGCAGGACGTATGGGGATTTCGAAGCGCTGGCCAGCGATCTGCGCGCCCGCACGGGGCGGTCCATCCTGCACGAGTTGAGCGATGCAGAGATCGAGGAACTGATTGGCTTCATTCGCCAGCGGGTTCCGGCCGGCTCTGCAATTGTTGAACA encodes:
- a CDS encoding LysR family transcriptional regulator, which encodes MELRHLRYFVAVAEEQHMTRAALRLGIQQPPLSQQIRDLENELGVRLFDRTPRSIKLNAAGQVFLKDARRLLADAADAVARVRQAARGESGRIAVGYTSSASLHPLVPRLMRAFHAEHPDVELEFQENATRDLLEAVAGDAVDAAFVRSSSDRYPGLRAVVLAHEPMVVALPAGHPLAKRRKAIAMADLADQPWIFYRRADGPGIQDELMPACRKAGFAPRIVADVSRLLSAVTLVSAGRGITVVPRALDAIHQGSVIYRELDAKSSFTIPLTLVFRDPASALVQRFVDMARSAA
- a CDS encoding NAD(P)H-quinone oxidoreductase, translating into MKAIIFKEFGEADVLQLGDAPAPEVRPDDLLVRVHAAGVNRADLTHRRGGYGRPDFGDSTIMGLEIAGEVIGTGSAVQGYKVGDRVMGVVGGGAYAELARIDWRMAMPIPDALDYVHAAAIPEVFVTAHEALVHLGRLQRGDSVLIHAAAGGVGSAAVQLAYATGATIFATAEAGKLERVAQFGVDYAIDYTTQDFAEVVADKTNKRGVDVVIDFVGAPYFSRNVASLANGGRLVQVGILGGGGEVNIGLEQILYRHLQIIGTVMKSRAQAEKHAMVRRFREHWLERFTGGSSLEPVVDSTFTLENAAQAHRRMESSLNVGKIILTMDVRT
- a CDS encoding class I SAM-dependent methyltransferase; amino-acid sequence: MSIDFHSEAVKDTYAHREAHADWAKAMEALARPAGKRVVDVGCGGGIYSLAWADLGAARVTGVDFSEVMVDTATRQSDGRPGLSFQVGAADDTGLPAGSADVVFERALIHHLADYTDCFREAARLLSPGGMLLVQDRTVDDVRLPGSAQHIRGYFFECFPRLAAFESGRRPSDGRVRQALEAAGFGGIESRTLWETRRTYGDFEALASDLRARTGRSILHELSDAEIEELIGFIRQRVPAGSAIVEQDRWTIWSAIAARVG
- a CDS encoding LysR family transcriptional regulator, translated to MDKVHNMSVFAKVVEMGSFTAVANHLDTTVGNISRAVSVLEESLNARLLQRSTRRLAVTDAGRRFYERSVAILADIDLAEAEARDALLAPRGMLRVHAVPGLGRQLVSRAVLAYRGAYPDVSVDLLLSQRMPNLLEEQLDVAVVIARTLPDSAYVSQKIGVSHCILAASPGYLAQHPAPERPEDLADHTCVLLSTVDYVPDEWHLESGDSSAVYRPVGPHFSVNDMDAMSTALRDGAGIGLIAGFSAIDDLRNGSLVRVLPGYHTYQRNVYAVYSSRQFVDAKIKRFIDVLKTHVGDPLNAYANELAIKVGELV
- a CDS encoding NAD-dependent succinate-semialdehyde dehydrogenase, encoding MSSSYDTLHLFIDGEWIGAENRDTAAVINPATRRELGQVPLASSADLDRALQVAQRAFHVWRNTVPAERARILKRSADLMRERAEHIATQMTLEEGKPLAESRDEVLRAADYFEWFAEEARRIDGRVVPSNRRGVQQLVKKQAIGPVAAFTPWNFPAITPARKLSAALAAGCSVIIKPGEESPATALALARALDDAGLPKGVVQVVFGVPDQVSKHLIASPVVRKVTFTGSVPIGRLLSARAAEGVKPITLELGGHGPVLVFNDADVEKAAVEGVANRFRGTGQICISSTRFLIQRDVYDEFVGHFVRAAKALKVGDGLDPETQVGPLANPRQLAKMEDLIADAVARGAQVCAGGRRMEGDGYFFEPTVLTDVPMDARVMNEEPFGPIAVLMRFDDLADGLAEANRLPYGLSAYAFTNNARTAIDVADGLEAGMIGINQYRIVATELPFGGMKESGHGSEGGSDGIEYYLTQKFISQA
- a CDS encoding isocitrate lyase/PEP mutase family protein is translated as MPEQQPTLKELINAPEILITPGVYDGFSARLVEKMGFKTAGISGAGISESRLGLPDRGIVGLTDNVDTCTRLTSCTKLLLQADADTGYGNEVNAYYTARAFEKAGAAAIMIEDQVFPKRCGHMAGKQVIPAEDMVKKVRAVVAARQNPDFVIKARTDAATPLGVEEAIRRLNMYAEAGADCLFADALRSEKDIERVVRNVPKPLSVNMGLGIRARSTTPSISPARLQDLGVAQVTYPRLLSAAAIRGMLNAMAVFKEDLLEKGIVSDRADLLVSFEDICELVGLDELDRLEASFQ
- a CDS encoding carboxymuconolactone decarboxylase family protein; translated protein: MSHADFSSPREAARAFTPKLSAFVDDILYPRVWSDPSLSPRDRSLVTIAALVTGGHSDELPSHLHRALSNGVTREELSAAITHLAFYAGFPAAISASAAAEVTLGVLPQVESDTGNASANKED
- a CDS encoding VOC family protein, whose translation is MPEESNFAVRRADHVGFSVASLDLALRFWVEGLGGQLVRTGDMGGEFLGEVTGAHGASVRMAIVSLAGQMIELLEYRGVDLQHRASRPFDPGFAHLALIVDDIDRVLARIAVYEWRPQGKPQVISGGARAGTKVIYAVGPDGATIEFMQPPEATKITMQIESGP
- a CDS encoding GntR family transcriptional regulator — its product is METIEHDGAAGAMPRGETVFRQLLQEIYTGRFPQGAVVNELELAKRLNVSRGPVREAVQRLQGIGVITRTPFMKARVIKLSVNTMIELFEVRAALEGMACKLATERMSDEDLDELEHALHGDFLKDQDAPSSLPRFDFHARVAQGSGNSRLIDALRQDNYSLLRLYRTNAAAIQQRKTAAFEEHAQIVMAMRTRNGALAESLMRSHIQRASQHMQQQLEED